The Pan paniscus chromosome 3, NHGRI_mPanPan1-v2.0_pri, whole genome shotgun sequence genome includes a window with the following:
- the TLR6 gene encoding toll-like receptor 6, whose product MTKDKEPIVKSFHFVCLMIIIVGTRIHFSDGNEFAVDKSKRGLIHVPKDLPLKTKVLDMSQNYIAELQVSDMSFLSELKVLRLSHNRIQLLDLSVFKFNQDLEYLDLSHNQLQKISCHPIVSFRHLDLSFNDFKALPICKEFGNLSQLNFLGLSAMKLQKLDLLPIAHLHLSYILLDLRNYYIKENETESLQILNAKTLHLVFHPTSLFAIQVNISVNTLGCLQLTNIKLNDDNCQVFIKFLSELTRGPTLLNFTLNHIETTWKCLVRVFQFLWPKPVEYLNIYNLTIIESIHEEEFTYSKTTLKALKIEHITNKVFLFSQTALYTVFSEMNIMMLTISDTPFIHMLCPHAPSTFKFLNFTQNVFTDSIFEKCSTLVKLETLILQKNGLKDLFKVGLMTKDMPSLEILDVSWNSLESGRHKENCTWVESIVVLNLSSNMLTDSVFRCLPPRIKVLDLHSNKIKSVPKQVIKLEALQELNVAFNSLTDLPGCGSFSSLSVLIIDHNSVSHPSADFFQSCQKMRSIKAGDNPFQCTCELRQFVKSIDQVSSEVLEGWPDSYKCDYPESYRGSPLKDFHMSELSCNITLLIVTIGATMLVLAVTVTSLCIYLDLPWYLRMVCQWTQTRRRARNIPLEELQRNLQFHAFISYSEHDSAWVKTELVPYLEKEDIQICLHERNFVPGKSIVENIINCIEKSYKSIFVLSPNFVQSEWCHYELYFAHHNLFHEGSNNLILILLEPIPQNSIPNKYHKLKALMTQRTYLQWPKEKSKRGLFWANIRAAFNMKLTLVTENDVKS is encoded by the coding sequence ATGACCAAAGACAAAGAACCTATTGTTAAAAGCTTCCATTTTGTTTGCCTTATGATCATAATAGTTGGAACCAGAATCCACTTCTCCGACGGAAATGAATTTGCAGTAGACAAGTCAAAAAGAGGTCTTATTCATGTTCCAAAAGACCTACCGCTGAAAACCAAAGTCTTAGATATGTCTCAGAACTACATAGCTGAGCTTCAGGTCTCTGACATGAGCTTTCTATCAGAGTTGAAAGTTTTGAGACTTTCCCATAACAGAATCCAGCTACTTGATTTAAGTGTTTTCAAGTTCAACCAGGATTTAGAATATTTGGATTTATCTCATAATCAGTTGCAAAAGATATCCTGCCATCCTATTGTGAGTTTCAGGCATTTAGATCTCTCATTCAATGATTTCAAGGCCCTGCCCATCTGTAAGGAATTTGGCAACTTGTCACAACTGAATTTCTTGGGATTGAGTGCTATGAAGCTGCAAAAATTAGATTTGCTGCCAATTGCTCACTTGCATCTAAGTTATATCCTTCTGgatttaagaaattattatataaaagaaaatgagacgGAAAGTCTACAAATTCTGAATGCAAAAACCCTTCACCTTGTTTTTCACCCAACTAGTTTATTCGCTATCCAAGTGAACATATCAGTTAATACTTTAGGGTGCTTACAACTGACTAATATTAAATTGAATGATGACAACTGTCaagttttcattaaatttttatcaGAACTCACCAGAGGTCCAACCTTACTGAATTTTACCCTCAACCACATAGAAACGACTTGGAAATGCCTGGTCAGAGTCTTTCAATTTCTTTGGCCCAAACCTGTGGAATATCTCAATATTTACAATTTAACAATAATTGAAAGCATTCATGAAGAAGAGTTTACTTATTCTAAAACGACATTGAAAGCATTGAAAATAGAACATATCACGAAcaaagtttttctgttttcacagacagcgttgtacaCCGTGTTTTCTGAGATGAACATTATGATGTTAACCATTTCAGATACACCTTTTATACACATGCTGTGTCCTCATGCACCAAGCACATTCAAGTTTTTGAACTTTACCCAGAACGTTTTCACAGatagtatttttgaaaaatgttccaCGTTAGTTAAATTGGAGACACTTATCTTACAAAAGAATGGATTAAAAGACCTTTTCAAAGTAGGTCTTATGACTAAGGATATGCCTTCTTTGGAAATACTGGATGTTAGCTGGAATTCTTTGGAATCTGGTAGACATAAGGAAAACTGCACTTGGGTTGAGAGTATAGTGGTGTTAAATTTGTCTTCAAATATGCTTACTGACTCTGTTTTCAGATGTttacctcccaggatcaaggtACTTGATCTTCACAGCAATAAAATAAAGAGCGTTCCTAAACAAGTCATAAAACTGGAAGCTTTGCAAGAACTCAATGTTGCTTTCAATTCTTTAACTGACCTTCCTGGATGTGGCAGCTTTAGCAGCCTTTCTGTATTGATCATTGATCACAATTCAGTTTCCCACCCATCAGCTGATTTCTTCCAGAGCTGCCAGAAGATGAGGTCAATAAAAGCAGGGGACAATCCATTCCAATGTACCTGTGAGCTAAGACAATTTGTCAAAAGTATAGACCAAGTATCAAGTGAAGTGTTAGAGGGCTGGCCAGATTCTTATAAGTGTGACTACCCAGAAAGTTATAGAGGAAGCCCACTAAAGGACTTTCACATGTCTGAATTATCCTGCAACATAACTCTGCTGATCGTCACCATCGGTGCCACCATGCTGGTGTTGGCTGTGACTGTGACCTCCCTCTGCATCTACTTGGATCTGCCCTGGTATCTCAGGATGGTGTGCCAGTGGACCCAGACCCGGCGCAGGGCCAGGAACATACCCTTAGAAGAACTCCAAAGAAATCTCCAGTTTCATGCTTTTATTTCATATAGTGAACATGATTCTGCCTGGGTGAAAACTGAATTGGTACCTTACCtagaaaaagaagatatacagatttGTCTTCATGAAAGAAACTTTGTCCCTGGCAAGAGCATTGTGGAAAATATCATCAACTGCATTGAGAAGAGTTACAAGTCCATCTTTGTTTTGTCTCCCAACTTTGTCCAGAGTGAATGGTGCCATTACGAACTCTATTTTGCCCATCACAATCTCTTTCATGAAGGATCTAATAACTTAATCCTCATCTTACTGGAACCCATTCCACAGAACAGCATTCCCAACAAGTACCACAAGCTGAAGGCTCTCATGACGCAGCGGACTTATTTGCAGTGGCCCAAGGAGAAAAGCAAACGTGGGCTCTTTTGGGCTAACATTAGAGCCGCTTTTAATATGAAATTAACACTAGTCACTGAAAACGATgtgaaatcttaa